A window of the Equus asinus isolate D_3611 breed Donkey chromosome 20, EquAss-T2T_v2, whole genome shotgun sequence genome harbors these coding sequences:
- the LOC106824396 gene encoding LOW QUALITY PROTEIN: zinc finger protein 709-like (The sequence of the model RefSeq protein was modified relative to this genomic sequence to represent the inferred CDS: inserted 2 bases in 1 codon), with amino-acid sequence MDSVAIEDVIVNFSLEEWALLHPSQKKLYRDVMWETFRHLASVGKTWKVHDIEDWYENQGGKLRNHMVRRLCESEEGSQCEENFSRIPNLNLNKKTTGAKPCECRACGKVFVHHSLLNRYMKCHTEQKPYDCKKDGDKPYKCKECGKAFTFPSVLRRHERTHTGEKPYKCKACGKAFTFPSVLRRHERIHTGEKPYECKKCSKAFSSSCSLRIHERNHTGEKPYECKKCSEGFTSCRSLQKHERIHTGQKPYECKQCSKAFTTSSYLRIHERIHTGEKPYECKKCGKVFTAPSSLRSHMMVHSGDRPYKCKVCGKAFTFQRSLPVHERIHTGEKPLQCKICGKAFRFSSNVQKHERTHTGEKPYECKKCSKAFTSSSSLRRHERIHTGEKXYECKKCTKSFNSSSSLHIHKRIHIGEKPYECKECGKAFL; translated from the exons ATG GACTCAGTGGCCATTGAGGATGTGATTGTGAACTTCAGCCTGGAGGAGTGGGCTTTACTGCATCCTTCACAAAAGAAActctacagagatgtgatgtgggAAACCTTCAGGCACCTGGCCTCAGTCG GAAAAACATGGAAGGTTCATGACATTGAAGATTGGTATGAGAACCAGGGCGGGAAACTAAG AAATCATATGGTAAGGAGACTCTGTGAAAGTGAGGAGGGTAGTCAATGTGAAGAAAACTTCAGCCGTATTCCAAATCTCAATCTGAATAAGAAAACTACAGGAGCTAAACCATGTGAATGCAGAGCATGTGGAAAAGTCTTCGTGCATCATTCATTGCTTAATAGGTACATGAAATGTCACACTGAACAGAAACCTTATGACTGTAAAAAAGATGGAGACAAgccatataaatgtaaggaatgtgggaaagccttcaccTTCCCCAGTGTTCTTCgaagacatgaaagaactcatactggtgagaagccatataaatgtaaggcatgtgggaaagccttcacttTCCCCAGTGTTCTTCGaagacatgaaagaattcatactggagagaaaccttatgaatgtaaaaaatgcagtaaagcatttaGTTCTTCCTGTTCTCTTAGAATACATGAAAGAAAccacactggagaaaaaccctatgaatgtaaaaaatgcagtgaAGGATTCACTTCTTGCAGGTCTCTTCagaaacatgaaagaattcatactggacagaaaccctatgaatgtaaacagtgcagtaaagcattcactacTTCCAGTTATCTTCGAattcatgaaagaattcatactggagagaaaccctatgaatgtaagaaaTGTGGGAAAGTCTTTACAGCTCCCTCAAGTCTTCGATCACACATGATGGTTCACAGTGGAGATCGACCATATAAATGTAAGgtatgtgggaaagccttcacttTTCAAAGATCACTTCCAgtacatgaaagaattcatactggagagaaacccttaCAATGTAAAATATGTGGTAAAGCCTTCAGGTTTTCTAGTAATgttcaaaaacatgaaagaactcatactggggagaaaccctatgaatgtaaaaaatgcagtaaagcattcacttcttccagttctcttcgaagacatgaaagaattcacactggagaaaa ctatgaatgtaaaaaatgcactaaatcatttaattcttccagttctcttcatATACATAAAAGAATTCATAttggagaaaaaccctatgaatgtaaggaatgtgggaaagcattCCTCTGA